The Podarcis muralis chromosome 10, rPodMur119.hap1.1, whole genome shotgun sequence genome includes a region encoding these proteins:
- the LOC114605159 gene encoding NADH-cytochrome b5 reductase 3-like — MGAYLSTLGRVVLSPVYFVISLIMRIFSKPLPPITLENPDVKYALRLIDKEEISHDTRKFRFALPSPEHILGLPVGQHIYLSARIDGNLVIRPYTPVTSDEDKGYVDLVVKIYFKGVHPKFPDGGKMSQYLENLKINDTIEFRGPSGLLVYKGKGVFAIRPEKKSEPVLKHVKYVGMIAGGTGITPMLQLIRAIMKDEEDPTICHLLFANQTENDILLRPELEEVQAQHSNRFKLWYTLDRAPESWDYSQGFVNEDMIRDHMPPPQDDVLILMCGPPPMIQYACIPNLDKLGYSKEMRFAY, encoded by the exons ATGGGGGCCTATCTGAGCACC TTGGGAAGAGTTGTGCTCTCTCCAGTATATTTCGTGATCAGCTTGATCATGAGAATTTTCTCTAAGCCTCTGCCTCCCATTACCCTGGAGAATCCAGATGTGAAATATGCTCTGCGACTGATTGACAAAGAG GAGATCAGTCATGACACAAGAAAATTCCGTTTTGCCTTGCCGTCCCCAGAACACATTCTAGGCCTTCCTGTtg GGCAGCACATCTACCTCTCTGCAAGAATTGATGGGAATCTGGTGATTAGGCCCTACACACCAGTCACCAGCGATGAAGACAAAGGTTATGTGGATCTTGTTGTGAAG ATATATTTCAAAGGAGTTCACCCAAAATTCCCTGATGGAGGGAAGATGTCTCAGTACTTGGAAAACCTAAAAATAAATGACACGATTGAGTTTCGTGGACCCAGTGGACTGCTTGTCTACAAGGGGAAAG GCGTATTTGCTATCCGTCCTGAAAAGAAATCTGAACCGGTTCTTAAACATGTCAAATATGTGGGGATGATAGCAGGTGGAACAG GAATTACCCCCATGTTGCAGCTCATTCGGGCTATCATGAAGGATGAAGAGGATCCCACCATTTGCCATTTACTCTTTGCGAACCAG ACTGAGAATGACATCCTGCTACGCCCAGAACTTGAGGAAGTGCAGGCTCAACATTCAAACCGTTTTAAACTGTGGTACACGTTGGATAGAGCACCTGAAA GTTGGGATTACAGCCAAGGATTTGTGAACGAAGACATGATCAGGGACCACATGCCCCCGCCCCAAGACGACGTTCTCATCCTGATGTGTGGCCCCCCTCCAATGATTCAGTATGCTTGCATTCCCAATCTGGATAAATTGGGGTATTCCAAAGAGATGAGATTTGCGTACTAA